aatacaataaaaattgaacttgACTGTGtatattaaatacaaatcaatttctggttagtttttttcatttaaaaacgtattttcaaaattaattacgtATTACCAAATTTAGTGGACATCCAGtatatcaaaatctataaattgaaatttaaatacaataaaaattgaacttgactgtgtattttatatacaaatcaatttctgattagtttttttcatttataaaaacgtattttcaaaattaattacgtATTACCAAATTTAGTGGACATCCAGtatatcaaaatctataaattgaaatttaaatacaataaaaattgaacttgattatgtattttatatacaaatcaatttctgattagtttttttcatttataaaaacatattttcaaaattaattacttttaacaaaatttagtGGACATCCAGtatatcaaaatctataaattgaaatttaaatacaataaaaattgaacttgattatgtattttatatacaaatcaatttctgattagtttttttcatttataaaaacatattttcaaaattaattacttttaacaaaatttagtGGACATCCAGtatatcaaaatctataaattgaaatttaaatacaataaaaattgaacttgACTGTGtatattaaatacaaatcaatttctgattagttttcttcattaaaaaaaacatattttcaaaattaattacttttaacaaaatttagtGGACATCCAttatatcaaaatctataaattcagttttaaatacgaaaaaaaaaacaatatataataaaaattcaacttaattgtgtaaattataaacaaatttaaatttaaaaacagtaACTAGTATGTGTGTGATTGGTAACATTATTTAATTAGGCacttaaagtttattttttgttaaaaactgttTATAACCTCATTAACACACTAGCGGTAATAACAAGCATTCCAAAATTGACGAAAATCGTGGCACTACCTGCTTTATGTCCATCTGGATCATTGGCCTTGGGCGAAGAAGGAACCGCGGTCGTAGATTTAGTTGTTTTAATTTCGGGTTTAGTAGTTTCTTCTTTAACCTTTTCCGTATTAACTTCTTCTGTTTTATCGTCTACCGGAACGGTTATATGAGAAGTAACATCCAAAATGTCCGGTTTCGTTGTTGCTTTAGGAATTACGTCGATTGGAGATACAGAAACCGATTGCGaataaactgaattttgtaCCAAAATCAGGCACGCCACACTTAAAACAATCAAAGACGCCGAACTAGACATGGTTATTTCTCAAGTTGACGCGGCCCAATGAAGCTTACTTGGTCTACTGGAGATCGTCGACTGGTCCGGACACCTGGCCAACTACACGACTAGACTGTATATGCGTATATGGGTTctgataaaaaagtttttgtgagTCACTATGGCGATATTAGTTCGACGATTTCTCAACGGAAAATCGCAAAGGACCAGTAAAAATTCCCAGAAGGGTCCGGACTGGGCGGTTATAAAAGTTATTGTGCCACGTGAACGCATTCTTTAACATTATACGAGGCGaatcgaaattgaaaaaattcggTAATGAATAGATAActtgattatatttatatttattttctaaattatacattcgactattattaatttttaattgattattacGTATTCCAATGTCCAATAGATACTTCTACACTACTACTTGAATGGGCAGTGGCGGCTCtagcccaatggttaacaatctgtAATTCGTTTTTTGgttgtagaaaatcgaaaaatcatccgatttcgatgaatttttttttaaaatcttcgttttcacggcggatttatgaaaaaaaatatggaaaatatctcacctggagattttatatagttttatgattttaaatgtgattataaacgcacttcttcgcatataatcgttcataacttttttaccaAGCATCAAATGcagttgatatattttttttgttaatctacacaaaaaaacgaacattttagacaaaaaaaaaattgaaaaatgtttgtttaatcgctttttatctcaattaaagatttcatatggtttttatgaaatttttcaaagttaactttacAATAACTGATTTTAagatgtttttgttcatataattttaattattacttaataaaaaattgttatatgtgagaaaatgtcaattttaagagTAActgttattatatttaattatataaacatgataaatcaacatttttttataaatttttttttcaatttgcttatttttttgtgtagattatgaaaaaaaatattacaacttCATTTgactatttggaaaaaagttatcaacaattatacgtgaattagtgcattttcatcaacatttaaagccctgaaatcaatataagttttaatttttttatatttccatactttttttcgtaaatccgctgtaaaaacgaatattttgaaaaaaaaattcatcgaaatcggacgaTTTTTCCATTATCTAGAGCCTAAAAACGAGGgaaccgcgaaagtataaaattatccAATCCGTAACTTCCAAAGAGACAACCTGTATCATctgaaaatagcaaaaatggaTTTcccaatcgatttttcaaaaaaaaggtaCTCTTagttcaactcgataaaatttgtggtttaggagatatttagatttttattaattcgccataaagaaatattctgaaaaaaattatcataaattgtgattatttatagaaaatacttTCTGGAGGTATCAAAACATgataaaacatttctaatttaaCTAAATAGAtgtaaaatacgaaaataaaaacaaatttcgaaaccatttcgtttcaaatttaaagTAGAGACAAAATCGATTAATAAATAAGACACGTGATAAGCTGATGATTAATTTTTCGTtcaaattatgacaaaaaactcattttttactATCTTGTAAATAAACACGTGTTGTGAGCTAAtcattatcgtacctgtacatgTTGTActtcacattttttacaaaaagttttaaatcaaaacaaaaacgtgtttaatgttttttttatcgttccgtttttacaaaattcaatcgATCCATTTCTCTATTCAAGAATTACACaattaataataagatttttgataaaattaataatattttgactttttatttatttagaaactaatttttatatttaagtttAATATCTAGTTGCAAATTCGATTGAATTAACGAACCGACCGCAGAATCAATCCTCGTTGTCTAATGTCATATGTCATATGTCATTTTGTAATGACAGAAATGTCATTTTGACTTTGTAAATAATATAGACGTCGAAATATTAAACTagattgaaatataatattaaaaaaagatgtcaaatgaaaaattgtatcTTGGAAAACAACCCATCAAAATCAGTGCCGATATATTCGCCAAAGAATGCGATCCGAATTTGGAATACATCCATCACAAACCTTCGAGGGCTACGGAAACCAAAGTGACAATGGTAAGGTTCGATAAAGACATAATTAGAGAGCTAGTGGTACCGGATAAAGAACCCATCGAGTACCCGGCCGTTTTATCCAAAGGAGAATATGAAAGGTTGAAGAAACAAGCGAAACCAGTGAGTTTGGAGGAAAAGATGCGAAAGATCCGAGAAGCCGAACAGCAGAAAATGAAAATCCAACAGGAAAGTTTGGATAGAAAGGAACGTTTAATGGCGACGCAGAAAACCCAACAGGCTTTACCCGGCACCAAATTGAACGCCGTCGAATCGGAAGCCgccaaaaataatttatatttgaaacaaagaTCCGAGGAATTGATGATCGAACAAGACGACAAAGTGAAACAAATCAGCAAAATAATATTAGCGGCCAAATGTCGCGCTATCAGAAACGCCCAAATAGCcgaaaagaaattaatagaaaagcAGCTGCGAGAAGAAAACGAACGCTTAGATAAAATGGCGGAGCAAACGCGACAAAAAAATATCCGATCCGAAGAGAAACGCCGAGCGGAAGCCGAAATAAAAAGACAAAGATACGTGAAAGAAGTGCAAGAACAAGTGCAAGAAAACGAAATGAATCAACTACTGGAAGCCGAAAAGATCGAAGAAGAAAGCAGAATGATCAACAGAGCGCTGATAGCTTggcaaaaagaagaagaactgaAAGCCGTCGAAAAGAAAAACGTGCAATCGCGATTAAAGAAAGAATTAGACCGGGCCAACGAAGAAGCCGAATACTACAAAGCGTTACGAGGAGAAGAAGACAGAATAGCCGACATGAGGATAATGGAATTCATAAAATCCAAACAGCGGCGCGAAGAAGCGCTAGAAAGGGAAAAAACTCTGATGAAACAGACGAAGGAAAGAGAGATAGCGCGAATGGTGGAAAGTCAGGGGAAATCGCAGGATTTGAAAGCTCTGATGGACGAATTGAACGCGGCCAGAGCGCAAGAGGCCAAAGAAAAGGAATGGCGGGAAAAAGAGAAACAAGAAGCGATGAAGAAGCAACGAGTGGTGGAGGATCTGAAGAAATCCAGAGCCGAGCAGATAGAGTACATCAGGAAAGCTCAGGCTGTGGCGTTAGCTAGGGACGAAGAAGCATTCAGGAAAGTGGTTGCGACGCAAAAGCAATTGCACGATGTCGACGTGAAAAAGCAACGGAAACGGATAGAGGATACGGAAAAACACAGAAAATTCCTCTTGAAGCAAATAAACGAGAAAGAAAAGGAGAGAATCAAGTATCGACAAGAGAAATTCGAAGACGGGAAAGCCCAGAGACAAGAATACATGGTGAAAAATAGGCGTATCGAGGAGTATTTACAACAGAAAATCGATCGATTGAAACAATCCAATTTACCTGAAAGTTACGTCAAGGAAATTGAGAGGCAAATGAAATTCGTAAAAtagaatttacaattttttatatttttatcacaatatatATGATTCGTAGTACCAACTCACTAAtttcttgtttagtttgttaAACTACGAGATTAAATTTGGTTTTAGTACGGGAGATTAAGCAGAATATCAACACTACAAAACGAGGCTGACTAatttcgtgtttagtttgttacACTACGAGATTAAATTTGGTTTTAGTACGGGAGATTAAGCAGAATATCAACACTACAAAACGAGGCTGACTAatttcgtgtttagtttgttagaCTACGAGATTAAATTTGGTTTTAGTACGGGAGATTAAGCAGAATATCAACACTACAAAACGAGGCTGACTAatttcgtgtttagtttgttaaACTACGAGATTAAATTTGGTTTTAGTACGGGAGATTAAGCAGAATATCTACACTACAAAACGAGGCTGACTAatttcgtgtttagtttgttacACTACGAGATTAAATTTGGTTTTAGTACGGGAGATTAAGCAGAATATCAACACTACAAAACGAGGCTGACTAatttcgtgtttagtttgttagaCTACGAGATTAAATTTGGTTTTAGTACGGGAGATTAAGCAGAATATCAACACTACAAAACGAGGCTGACTAatttcgtgtttagtttgttaaACTACGAGATTAAATTTGGTTTTAGTACGGGAGATTAAGCAGAATATCTACACTACAAAACTAGGCTGACTAatttcgtgtttagtttgttagaCTACGAAATTAAATTTGGTTTTAGTACGGGAGATTAAGCAGAATATCAACACTACAAAACGAGGCTGACTAatttcgtgtttagtttgttagaCTACGAGATTAAATTTGGTTTTAGTACGGGAGATTAAGCAGAATATCAACACTACAAAACGAGGCTGACTAatttcgtgtttagtttgttagaCTACGAGATTAAATTTGGTTTTAGTACGGGAGATTAAGCAGATTATCAACACTACTAAACGAGGCTGACTAatttcgtgtttagtttgttagaCTACGAGATTAAATTTGGTTTTAGTACGGGAGATTAAGCAGAATATcaacacaataaaataaaatcgctAAAAACTCACTATAGGGGAAAATTAAGTTAGGTTGGGAAATATTTTGAGTCATAATAACCAAGTTAAGGTGAAAAACACATTCCACCTTTCTTATAGAACTTTTCAAGAGCTCCAATTTTTGcctcaaactttttttctaaaatcaatattaaggGGAATATTTACTTAGATCAAGTTAGGTtgtgtcagtcggcgttgtgctacagtcACGTAAACTTGTCCGCCATTCTTGAtactcccgccaagtgtgaattgaaatccatcggagaatgagtcaaGTATGGGGAAAatttcatgagtgatggtgttgtgcgtgcatggtgtcgaaagtttaaagatggctgaatgcattaaaatagaaaataccaGGTGgttctatttcaaaaaataaagaaattcgatatttatgaagttaaactttgaacattttttatacacaccctgtataaaatgaaaaatttttcaacatagattcaaatacgtctgaccttgcttaaagtaaccgaataaaaacgattttcatATCTCTAAGGATATCCtcgcaaaaaaataatttataagcgtctgcaacggtaaaattttttataaaaaaattaataactcaaaaagtatgcatttttcgaaaaaagtttgtagaccaaagtatactaaaattttacgtagttttcaaaaat
This DNA window, taken from Diorhabda sublineata isolate icDioSubl1.1 chromosome 4, icDioSubl1.1, whole genome shotgun sequence, encodes the following:
- the LOC130442936 gene encoding cilia- and flagella-associated protein 45-like, yielding MSNEKLYLGKQPIKISADIFAKECDPNLEYIHHKPSRATETKVTMVRFDKDIIRELVVPDKEPIEYPAVLSKGEYERLKKQAKPVSLEEKMRKIREAEQQKMKIQQESLDRKERLMATQKTQQALPGTKLNAVESEAAKNNLYLKQRSEELMIEQDDKVKQISKIILAAKCRAIRNAQIAEKKLIEKQLREENERLDKMAEQTRQKNIRSEEKRRAEAEIKRQRYVKEVQEQVQENEMNQLLEAEKIEEESRMINRALIAWQKEEELKAVEKKNVQSRLKKELDRANEEAEYYKALRGEEDRIADMRIMEFIKSKQRREEALEREKTLMKQTKEREIARMVESQGKSQDLKALMDELNAARAQEAKEKEWREKEKQEAMKKQRVVEDLKKSRAEQIEYIRKAQAVALARDEEAFRKVVATQKQLHDVDVKKQRKRIEDTEKHRKFLLKQINEKEKERIKYRQEKFEDGKAQRQEYMVKNRRIEEYLQQKIDRLKQSNLPESYVKEIERQMKFVK